A stretch of Lathyrus oleraceus cultivar Zhongwan6 chromosome 6, CAAS_Psat_ZW6_1.0, whole genome shotgun sequence DNA encodes these proteins:
- the LOC127097127 gene encoding probable xyloglucan endotransglucosylase/hydrolase protein 8, with amino-acid sequence MDARTCSSFSLVLFIAAIIASAYYDSAEAATTKGSFEDNFSIMWSEDHFTTSDDGQIWNLSLDNNTGCGFQTKQRYRFGWFSMKLKLVGGDSAGVVTAYYMCSENGAGPTRDEIDFEFLGNRTGQPYLIQTNVYKNGTGNREMRHMLWFDPTEDYHTYSILWNNHQLVFFVDRVPIRVFKNNEKPNNFFPNEKPMYLFSSVWNADEWATRGGLEKTNWKLAPFVSSYKDFSVDACQWEDPYPKCVATTTKNWWDQYDSWHLSDDQKMDYAWVQRNLVIYDYCNDSERFPTLPEECSLSPWE; translated from the exons ATGGATGCAAGAACATGTTCTTCATTTTCCCTTGTTCTTTTCATTGCAGCTATCATAGCTTCTGCTTATTATGATTCAGCTGAAGCAGCTACGACTAAGGGATCTTTTGAAGATAATTTCAGCATTATGTGGTCTGAAGATCATTTCACTACCTCTGATGATGGACAGATCTGGAATCTCTCCTTAGACAATAACACAG GTTGTGGATTTCAAACCAAACAAAGATATAGGTTTGGGTGGTTTAGTATGAAGCTGAAATTGGTAGGAGGTGATTCTGCTGGTGTTGTCACAGCTTATTAT ATGTGTTCAGAAAATGGTGCAGGGCCAACAAGAGATGAAATTGATTTTGAGTTTTTGGGAAACAGAACAGGACAACCATATTTGATTCAGACAAATGTGTACAAGAACGGAACCGGTAATCGCGAGATGAGACATATGTTATGGTTTGATCCAACTGAGGATTATCACACATATTCAATCCTGTGGAATAATCACCAGCTAGT GTTTTTTGTGGATAGAGTTCCGATAAGAGTATTCAAGAACAACGAAAAACCAAACAATTTTTTCCCGAATGAGAAACCAATGTACTTGTTTTCGAGCGTATGGAACGCGGACGAATGGGCGACGAGAGGTGGACTTGAAAAAACAAACTGGAAATTAGCACCATTTGTGTCATCCTACAAAGACTTCAGTGTTGATGCTTGTCAATGGGAAGATCCATATCCTAAATGTGTTGCAACCACAACAAAAAATTGGTGGGATCAATATGATTCATGGCATCTATCAGATGATCAGAAAATGGACTATGCTTGGGTTCAAAGAAACCTTGTGATTTATGATTATTGCAACGATTCGGAACGTTTTCCGACTTTGCCTGAAGAGTGTTCATTGAGTCCATGGGAGTAA
- the LOC127096218 gene encoding F-box/kelch-repeat protein At3g23880: MQKAATIPLPVLPEELIGEILPRLPVRSLLQFKCVCQSWKTLISSSQFAKNHLRISTSEPTMTNQQLVFSDIKRLISYPLNSLFENPSTPVKPVTFGYTDEKIDGTIIGSCNGLLCLHDRFPSRVRLFNPSLRLITKISSVPVSQNWFFMQCGFGYDQVNDKYKVLLVVRCKKHHHQILTKIYTFGQDDSWKTIPNCPYEILMRIGKFVSGTLNWIVSNQDKVVSFDLEKETYMELLLPHSDNNDWPYRVMSVLSDCLCVSDWENCGWVLWMMKEYGVVESWTKFIIVSYDKLLPNRPYWVEPLFISKNGVLMVIMDDNQLILYNSNTGGVALDPPITRKLGVNPHIHCESLERVLKKILKVAAHGSKLIGWGKFCNPIQGFTNSDTITHAIDLLGVSLEEVVEERQNIYHYLGTFLDMIDIVGGVATLVTLYRYLGYASFYTCKQLGGYVSLLHIAGISSPLARAMKWVYKKDAYKVDELRYRQYIPPPPLDVDTLDVDCISCERNGSDPSDVEEDDDDFVEVFRALCVAQDGSVPQRGPVPNVGEDNHD; encoded by the exons ATGCAAAAAGCAGCCACCATTCCACTGCCTGTCTTGCCGGAAGAACTCATCGGCGAGATACTCCCGAGGCTTCCGGTGAGATCGCTCCTTCAATTTAAGTGCGTGTGCCAATCATGGAAAACTCTAATCTCCAGTTCCCAATTCGCAAAGAACCATCTACGAATTTCAACCTCGGAGCCAACCATGACCAACCAACAATTGGTGTTTTCCGATATAAAACGACTCATATCATACCCTTTGAACTCATTGTTTGAAAACCCGTCAACTCCGGTTAAACCCGTTACCTTCGGCTACACGGATGAAAAGATAGATGGTACTATTATAGGTTCATGCAACGGACTCTTGTGTCTGCATGATAGATTTCCAAGTCGTGTCAGACTGTTCAATCCATCTCTCCGGTTGATAACCAAAATATCTTCAGTACCTGTTTCACAGAATTGGTTCTTCATGCAGTGTGGCTTTGGATATGATCAAGTTAATGACAAGTACAAGGTGCTACTAGTGGTACGATGTAAAAAACATCATCATCAAATTTTAACCAAAATATATACCTTTGGTCAAGATGATTCCTGGAAAACAATTCCCAATTGCCCGTATGAGATACTCATGCGTATTGGGAAATTTGTGAGTGGCACTCTGAATTGGATAGTTTCTAATCAAGACAAGGTTGTTTCTTTTGATCTCGAAAAGGAGACTTACATGGAACTCTTGTTACCTCATAGTGACAATAATGACTGGCCATATCGTGTAATGTCTGTTTTGAGTGATTGTCTTTGTGTGTCTGACTGGGAAAATTGTGGTTGGGTTTTGTGGATGATGAAAGAGTATGGAGTTGTTGAGTCATGGACTAAGTTCATCATCGTTTCTTATGACAAGCTCCTCCCGAACCGACCTTATTGGGTTGAGCCCTTGTTCATTTCAAAAAATGGTGTTCTAATGGTAATAATGGATGACAACCAGCTTATCCTATATAACTCAAATACTGGTGGTGTTGCCTTGGATCCCCCGATAACTAGGAAACTTGGTGTTAATCCACATATTCACTGTGAGAGTTTG GAGAGAGTTCTGAAGAAAATATTGAAGGTTGCTGCACATGGTAGCAAATTGATCGGATGG GGGAAGTTCTGTAACCCTATACAAGGATTCACTAATTCTGATACTATTACTCATGCTATTGATTTGCTGGGTGTTTCGTTGGAGGAGGTAGTTGAAGAG AGGCAAAATATTTACCACTATTTAGGAACTTTCCTGGATATGATAGATATTGTTGGGGGCGTAGCTACACTTGTCACACTCTACAGATATCTAGGATATGCTTCCTTTTATACTTGCAAGCAACTTGGGGGATATGTCTCTCTGCTACAT ATTGCTGGTATCAGTAGTCCACTTGCTAGGGCGATGAAATGGGTGTATAAGAAAGACGCATATAAGGTTGATGAGCTCAG ATATAGGCAGTACATACCACCTCCACCTCTTGATGTTGACACACTTGATGTGGATTGCATATCATGTGAGCGTAATGGAAGTGATCCGTCTGATG TGGAAGAGGATGACGATGATTTTGTTGAGGTCTTTCGAGCACTATGTGTAGCTCAAGATGGATCGGTACCTCAGAGAGGACCAGTACCTAATGTTGGTGAGGACAATCATGATTGA